One Aquamicrobium sp. genomic region harbors:
- a CDS encoding DUF305 domain-containing protein, with product MAHHDEREDHGAHHGRPYLLFAVNMVLSLAVMYLVMFAMIDGWRDFYNNLNTFYMALAMVAPMGILMLATMGGMYRRRRLNLALYAGFTVLFVVAFAATRAQWLIDDRQFVRSMIPHHSGAILMCREARLADPELVALCGEIAEAQRREIEQMETIGARLR from the coding sequence ATGGCGCATCACGACGAGCGCGAGGATCACGGGGCGCATCACGGACGGCCCTATCTGCTGTTCGCCGTGAACATGGTGCTCAGCCTCGCCGTCATGTATCTCGTCATGTTCGCCATGATCGACGGGTGGCGGGATTTTTATAACAACCTCAACACCTTCTACATGGCGCTGGCGATGGTCGCGCCGATGGGCATCCTCATGCTGGCGACCATGGGCGGCATGTATCGCCGCAGGCGCCTCAACCTCGCGCTCTATGCCGGCTTCACGGTGCTGTTCGTCGTCGCCTTCGCCGCGACCCGCGCGCAATGGCTGATCGACGACCGCCAGTTCGTCCGCTCGATGATCCCGCATCACTCCGGCGCCATCCTGATGTGCCGCGAGGCGAGGCTCGCCGACCCCGAGCTCGTCGCCCTGTGCGGAGAGATCGCCGAGGCGCAGCGCCGCGAGATCGAGCAGATGGAGACCATCGGCGCCCGGCTGCGATAG
- a CDS encoding KGG domain-containing protein yields MPNQGGTHEQNVKAGQQGHKNDQRQQERQAAPGKKDDGQQRGGGGNFAQDRERASEAGRKGGKH; encoded by the coding sequence ATGCCGAACCAGGGTGGCACTCACGAGCAGAACGTGAAAGCCGGCCAGCAGGGCCACAAGAACGACCAGCGCCAGCAGGAGCGCCAGGCCGCGCCCGGCAAGAAGGACGACGGCCAGCAGCGCGGCGGCGGCGGCAATTTCGCCCAGGACCGCGAGCGCGCTTCCGAGGCAGGCCGCAAGGGCGGAAAGCACTGA
- a CDS encoding aldo/keto reductase, protein MNKATDRMFDKTSDRMLHTGNTIPVIGLGTWKLTRDTADAIRTALQVGYRLIDTSGDYGTHEGIGEGIRRSGLARPDFYLTTKVEETDDAYEALGRSLDELGLDHADLVLIHRPPQDGVGEILWQGLIRARENGLAVDIGVSNYSAAAIDALAEATGVVPVVNQIEWSPFGHSEDMLRHAEENAIVLQAYSPLTRMTRLDDPTLATIAERYDKTPAQILLRWDVQHGVVPLPKAGSREHLEENLDIFDIRLAKADMQRLDGLNERYSALGKLPYD, encoded by the coding sequence ATGAACAAGGCAACCGACAGGATGTTCGACAAGACGAGCGACAGGATGCTGCACACCGGCAACACCATTCCCGTCATCGGCCTCGGCACCTGGAAGCTGACGCGCGACACCGCCGACGCGATCCGGACCGCCTTGCAGGTCGGCTATCGCCTCATCGACACGTCCGGCGATTACGGCACCCATGAAGGGATCGGCGAAGGCATCCGCCGCAGCGGCCTCGCCCGGCCCGACTTCTACCTCACCACCAAGGTCGAGGAAACCGACGACGCCTACGAGGCGCTCGGCCGCAGCCTCGACGAGCTCGGCCTAGACCACGCCGACCTCGTCCTCATCCACCGGCCGCCGCAGGACGGGGTGGGGGAAATCCTCTGGCAGGGATTGATCCGCGCAAGGGAGAACGGCCTTGCCGTCGACATCGGCGTCAGCAACTATTCCGCCGCCGCGATCGACGCGCTGGCCGAGGCGACGGGCGTGGTGCCGGTGGTCAACCAGATCGAGTGGAGCCCGTTCGGCCACAGCGAGGACATGCTGCGCCATGCCGAGGAGAACGCCATCGTCCTTCAGGCCTACAGCCCGCTCACCCGGATGACGCGGCTCGACGACCCGACGTTGGCGACGATCGCTGAGCGCTACGACAAGACGCCGGCGCAGATCCTGCTGCGCTGGGACGTCCAGCACGGCGTCGTGCCGCTGCCCAAGGCGGGCAGCAGGGAGCATCTGGAAGAAAACCTCGACATATTCGACATCCGGCTCGCCAAGGCGGACATGCAGCGGCTCGACGGCCTGAACGAGCGCTATTCCGCGCTCGGCAAGCTGCCCTACGACTGA
- a CDS encoding DNA-3-methyladenine glycosylase, with translation MPPARFFDRDAVAVARDLVGAELLVDGVGGVIVETEAYAADDPASHSYRGPTRRNGTMFEAPGAAYVYLSYGMHWCLNAVCRPGNAVLLRAIEPRTGIETMHARRGVAGLRQLCSGPGRLAQALGVDRSFDGLSFLGAPFALRPAAGPRDLVVGPRIGISKAVEQPWRFGLAGSPFLSKPFARR, from the coding sequence ATGCCGCCCGCCCGCTTCTTCGACCGCGACGCGGTCGCCGTTGCCCGCGACCTCGTCGGGGCCGAGCTCCTGGTCGACGGCGTCGGCGGCGTCATCGTCGAGACAGAGGCCTATGCGGCGGACGATCCCGCCTCGCACAGCTATCGCGGCCCGACGCGCCGGAACGGCACGATGTTCGAGGCGCCGGGCGCGGCCTATGTCTATCTCTCCTACGGGATGCACTGGTGCCTGAACGCCGTGTGCCGGCCGGGAAACGCGGTGCTGCTGCGCGCCATCGAGCCGCGCACGGGAATCGAGACCATGCACGCGCGCCGCGGCGTCGCCGGGCTGCGCCAGCTCTGCTCCGGCCCGGGACGGCTCGCGCAGGCCCTCGGCGTCGACCGCTCGTTCGACGGGCTGTCCTTCCTCGGCGCGCCGTTCGCGCTGCGACCGGCCGCCGGGCCGCGCGACCTCGTCGTCGGCCCGCGCATCGGCATTTCGAAGGCGGTGGAGCAGCCGTGGCGCTTCGGCCTCGCCGGATCGCCCTTCCTCAGCAAGCCGTTCGCGCGACGCTGA